The nucleotide sequence CACGCGAGTTTGCACGATGTCAGCCGACAAGTATGCCGAATCATCGTAGGCGACCATCAATTCGGTAAACGAGTAACAGGCCAACGTTGCCACTGTCACCACGATCAAAGCCAACACCAAAAAGAAAGCGGGGCGTTTGGCGGTGGACGCTTTTCGATGTCTGTTGATGGATTCGGTCGGCCCGTCGTTCGATCCGGCGATCATAGCGTCGTCTCCATCAACAAGTCTTCTTCCTCTTCCTCGATCGGCTTGGCCATCGGCAGACGAATGACGTGCTGGAACAACTGAGGTTCATCGGTGGCGGCGACCGCCGCATCGGTGGTTTCGGGTGCCAATGCCAGGGTGACGCGGATCGCCATCGGCAATTCTCCCATTTCGTCACTGCTCCATTCAATCTGCCACATGAAGCCGTCCCAGTATTCGAACTGCAACGATTGAATTTCCGGGGCAATCAAATCGCCGGTCGCGTTCAGCCCACTGACACCGCCGGAAAGCATCGCATAGGACGACGCCGCGCGGTCCAGACTTCGCCGCACCAGACCGCCGCCGGCGGCTTCGTCTTGTTCAACAAAGTCTTGAACCAACTCGTTCAAATCATCGCTGACGCCGCTGACCGTGCCCGGGGCTTGGATGAAATAGGCGACCGTTTTGATGTCGCTGGGTACGTCATCCAGATCGCTGGGCGAACTGTCCAGCATCTGGACATATTCCTCCAATCGAGGCAGACGGCTGACGTCAAACTGGATTTGACCTTGGTTGCCGATTAACCCCGGCGTCTCCAAGACCGCTGTCCCGATCGCCAAGTCCGTCGATGCCAGTGATTCATCGGTCAACAACGACGTGTCGTCGGTCATCAATGCGTC is from Crateriforma conspicua and encodes:
- a CDS encoding prepilin-type cleavage/methylation domain-containing protein, which translates into the protein MNECLHRSAAVKSWPSDRSAFTLLEALLSLSLSVVLMGLVGFAIQFYARDMNVADEEVRQIQLVTAIMQMIEDDLRCVVHPEPADTTGLESLMAAFAGGDASAAAAGGTGESESDDALMTDDTSLLTDESLASTDLAIGTAVLETPGLIGNQGQIQFDVSRLPRLEEYVQMLDSSPSDLDDVPSDIKTVAYFIQAPGTVSGVSDDLNELVQDFVEQDEAAGGGLVRRSLDRAASSYAMLSGGVSGLNATGDLIAPEIQSLQFEYWDGFMWQIEWSSDEMGELPMAIRVTLALAPETTDAAVAATDEPQLFQHVIRLPMAKPIEEEEEDLLMETTL